DNA from Krasilnikovia cinnamomea:
ACCGGTGCTGTCATCTCCTGGGCCTCCTCGGGCCAGGTGGGCTTCAAGGGCTCCCGCAAGTCGACTCCGTTCGCCGCGCAGCTGGCCGCCGAGGCCGCCGCGCGCCGGGCCATGGAGCACGGCATGCGCAAGGTCGACGTGTTCGTCAAGGGCCCCGGCTCCGGCCGGGAGACCGCCATCCGTTCGCTGCAGGCCGCGGGCCTCGAGGTCGGCCAGATCTCCGACGTCACGCCCCAGCCGCATAACGGATGCCGCCCGCCGAAGCGTCGTCGGGTCTGAGAGGTAGAGGACAAATGGCTCGCTATGCAGGTGCCGACTGCCGCCGTTGCCGTCGGGAGAAGATGAAGCTGTTCCTCAAGGGCAGCAAGTGCGATGGCCCGAAGTGCCCGTTCGAGTCCCGGCCGTTCCCGCCCGGGCAGCACGGCCGGGGTCGCACCAAGGAGACGGAGTACCTGCTCCAGCTCCGCGAGAAGCAGAAGGCCCGCCGTATCTACGGCATTCTCGAGAAGCAGTTCCGCGGGTACTACGAGGAGGCTGTCGCCAAGCCGGGCAAGACCGGTGAGGTGCTGCTGCAGATCCTCGAGTCGCGGCTCGACAACGTGGTCTACCGGGCCGGCTACGCCGCGTCCCGGGACATGGCCCGTCAGCTGGTCAAGCACGGCCACTTCACCGTCAACGGCGTGAAGGTCGACATCCCGTCGTACCGGGTGAAGGAGCACGACATCGTGCAGACGCGGGAGAAGTCCCGTGAGCTGACGCCGTTCGTCGTGGCGCAGGCCCAGGCGGGTTCCCGCCCGGTGCCGGCGTGGCTGGAGCCGATCCCCAGCCAGATGAAGATCCTGATCCACTCGCTTCCGGCCCGCCAGGTCATCGACACCCAGGTCCAGGAGCAGTTGATCGTCGAGCTCTACTCCAAGTAGCGGCTCAGGGGATGCCGGTCGCACGGCCGGCATCCCCGTACCACCACCGGACGGGCATCAAATAGCGGGTGCCCCGACAGAAAGAAGAACACCGTGCTCATCAGCCAGCGGCCGAGCCTCTCGGAAGAGTCGCTCAGCGAGACCCGCTCCCGATTCACCATCGAGCCCCTGGAGCCCGGCTTCGGGTACACCCTGGGCAACTCGCTGCGCCGTACGCTACTGTCGTCCATCCCGGGCGCGGCGGTCACCAGCATCAAGATCGACGGCGTGCTGCACGAGTTCACCACGATCCCCGGGGTCAAGGAGGACGTGGTCGAGCTCGTCATGAACGTCAAGGAGCTCACCGTCAGCTCCGAGCACGACGAGCCGGTCAGCATGTACCTGCGCAAGCAGGGCCCCGGCGACGTCACCGCGGGCGACATCCAGCCGCCGGCCGGCGTCTCGGTGCACAACCCCGACCTGAAGCTGGCCACGCTGAACAGCAAGGGCCGCCTCGACATGGAGCTGACGGTCGAGCGTGGCCGTGGCTACGTCACCGCCGCCCAGAACAAGAACGCGGGTGCCGAGATCGGCCGGATCCCGGTCGACTCGATCTACTCGCCGGTGATGAAGGTGACCTACCGCGTCGAGGCCACCCGTGTCGAGCAGCGCACCGACTTCGACCGCCTGATCATCGACGTCGAGTCGAAGGCGTCGATCTCGCCGCGTACCGCGCTGGCCTCGGCCGGCTCGACCCTGGTCGAGCTGTTCGGCCTGTGCCGGGAGCTGGACGAGACCGCCGAGGGCATCGACATCGGGCCGTCCCCGCAGGACGCCCAGCTCGCCGCCGATCTCGCCCTGCCGATCGAGGAGCTGGACCTGACGGTCCGGTCGTACAACTGCCTCAAGCGCGAGGGCATCAACACGGTCGGCGAGTTGATAGGGCGTACGGAGGCCGACCTTCTGGATATAAGGAATTTCGGTCAGAAGTCGATCGACGAGGTCAAGATGAAGCTCGCGGGCATGGGCCTGGGCCTCAAGGACAGCGCGCCGTCGTTCGACCCGGCGCACGTCGTGGACTCGTTCGGCGACGTGGACTACGACACCGACGACTACCGCGAGACCGAGCAGCTCTAATCTCGGCTGCCGCCGTGCCGGCGGCTTCGCCGCCGCACTGCAAGGAAACTGACGAGGAGCATCGAATGCCCACGCCCACCAAGGGTCCCCGCCTCGGCGGCAGCCCGGCGCACGAGAAGCTGCTGCTGGCCAACCTGGCCACGGAGCTCTTCCGGCACGGGAAGATCAAGACCACCGAGACCAAGGCCCGGCGCCTGCGCCCGCTGGCCGAGCACCTGATCACCAAGGCCAAGCGCGGTGACCTGCACGCTCGTCGCCGGGTGCTCACGGTCGTCAAGGACAAGGACGTCGTGTACGCCCTGTTCGAGCAGATCGCCCCGCGCTACGGCAACCGGCCGGGTGGCTACACCCGGATCACCAAGACCGGTCCGCGCAAGGGCGACGCCGCTCCGATGGCGGTCATCGAGCTGGTCGAGGAGCTGCAGGTCGCGGCCACCACCGCCCCGCGCAAGGCGGCCCGCAAGGCCACCGCGCAGCAGGACAAGGTCGAGGCCCTGGCCCGCGAGGACGAGGTTCCCACCTCGGCCGCCGCCGACCAGGACTCCGAGCCGCCGGTGAACGCCTCCGGTGACAAGGGTGCCGAGGGCCCGGGCGCCAAGGCCGAGGGCGAAGACACCACGGCCTGATCGGTCACGCACGGTCCGACCGGCCCGGCGCCCTCGCGGGGGCGCCGGGCCGTTCCGTTCCCGGGTACGGGTGCCGTGCCCCGTCGCGAGCCGGAATGGCGGCATGAACGAACTGATCCGCGTCCGACTGGACGTCACCTACGACGGTACGGACTTCTCCGGCTGGGCCGCCCAGCCGCAACGGCGCACCGTCGCCGGGGTGCTCACCGAGGCCCTCGGGCGTCTCGTCGGCGCCGACACCGTCCTCGGCCTGACCGTCGCCGGGCGTACCGACGCGGGGGTGCACGCCACCGGGCAGGTCTGCCACATCGACCTGCCCGTCGCCGCGTGGGAGGCGCTCGACGGGACGCTGGTGCGGCGCCTCGCCGCGCTGATGCCGCCCGACGCCCGGGTCCTGGCGGCGGTGCCCGTGCCGGACACCTTCGACGCCCGCTTCTCGGCCACCTTCCGCCGGTACGAGTAC
Protein-coding regions in this window:
- a CDS encoding DNA-directed RNA polymerase subunit alpha — its product is MLISQRPSLSEESLSETRSRFTIEPLEPGFGYTLGNSLRRTLLSSIPGAAVTSIKIDGVLHEFTTIPGVKEDVVELVMNVKELTVSSEHDEPVSMYLRKQGPGDVTAGDIQPPAGVSVHNPDLKLATLNSKGRLDMELTVERGRGYVTAAQNKNAGAEIGRIPVDSIYSPVMKVTYRVEATRVEQRTDFDRLIIDVESKASISPRTALASAGSTLVELFGLCRELDETAEGIDIGPSPQDAQLAADLALPIEELDLTVRSYNCLKREGINTVGELIGRTEADLLDIRNFGQKSIDEVKMKLAGMGLGLKDSAPSFDPAHVVDSFGDVDYDTDDYRETEQL
- the rpsD gene encoding 30S ribosomal protein S4, yielding MARYAGADCRRCRREKMKLFLKGSKCDGPKCPFESRPFPPGQHGRGRTKETEYLLQLREKQKARRIYGILEKQFRGYYEEAVAKPGKTGEVLLQILESRLDNVVYRAGYAASRDMARQLVKHGHFTVNGVKVDIPSYRVKEHDIVQTREKSRELTPFVVAQAQAGSRPVPAWLEPIPSQMKILIHSLPARQVIDTQVQEQLIVELYSK
- the rpsK gene encoding 30S ribosomal protein S11; the encoded protein is MPPKARAGAAVKKVRRKERKNVAHGQAHIKSTFNNTIVSITDPTGAVISWASSGQVGFKGSRKSTPFAAQLAAEAAARRAMEHGMRKVDVFVKGPGSGRETAIRSLQAAGLEVGQISDVTPQPHNGCRPPKRRRV
- the rplQ gene encoding 50S ribosomal protein L17: MPTPTKGPRLGGSPAHEKLLLANLATELFRHGKIKTTETKARRLRPLAEHLITKAKRGDLHARRRVLTVVKDKDVVYALFEQIAPRYGNRPGGYTRITKTGPRKGDAAPMAVIELVEELQVAATTAPRKAARKATAQQDKVEALAREDEVPTSAAADQDSEPPVNASGDKGAEGPGAKAEGEDTTA